In a genomic window of Bacteroidota bacterium:
- a CDS encoding 4-hydroxy-3-methylbut-2-enyl diphosphate reductase, with protein MKSFNIPDFYKSPVISRVKELRKLNDPRKKDFTPTLLDFGPVRFFIARHFGFCYGVENAIEISYKAIEENPDKRVYLLSQMIHNPEVNNDLLSRGAKFLMDTAGNHVIPFSELNKNDIVIIPAFGTTLKIEQQLNEIGIDVRKYDTTCPFVERVWKKSEKLGDDKYTIIIHGKYNHEETRATFSRSEKYSHSIIVKDITESKKLADFILGKLSVAEFEVAFKGKYSEGFKPEIHLNRVGVINQTTMLATETQEIAEFFKQTMIQKFGQSSLDAHFADTRDTLCYATNENQESTYGILRQDADLAIVVGGYNSSNTSHIVELCEQKLPTYFISSEREIESSTRIHHFDFKNQKHLASENFLPSKNPVTIILTSGASCPDSVVDAVLQKILTFFEDVQSSEIVLDKLHLQIL; from the coding sequence ATGAAAAGTTTTAATATTCCTGATTTTTATAAAAGCCCTGTAATTTCAAGAGTTAAAGAATTACGCAAACTTAATGATCCACGAAAAAAAGATTTTACACCAACCTTACTCGATTTTGGTCCGGTTCGATTCTTTATAGCAAGGCATTTTGGCTTTTGCTATGGTGTTGAAAATGCTATTGAAATAAGTTATAAAGCTATTGAGGAGAATCCGGATAAGCGCGTTTATTTGCTAAGTCAAATGATTCATAACCCTGAGGTTAATAACGATTTGTTAAGTCGAGGAGCTAAATTTTTGATGGATACAGCTGGCAATCATGTAATTCCCTTTAGCGAATTAAATAAGAACGATATAGTCATTATTCCGGCTTTCGGAACTACACTGAAGATTGAACAGCAACTCAATGAGATAGGTATCGATGTGCGTAAATACGATACAACCTGTCCTTTTGTGGAACGAGTATGGAAAAAATCAGAAAAATTGGGCGATGACAAATACACCATCATTATTCACGGTAAGTACAATCACGAAGAAACCCGAGCTACTTTTTCAAGAAGTGAAAAATATTCACATTCAATTATTGTAAAAGATATTACTGAATCAAAAAAGCTCGCCGATTTTATTCTCGGAAAGCTTTCTGTGGCTGAGTTTGAAGTAGCCTTTAAAGGGAAATATTCAGAAGGATTTAAACCTGAAATTCATTTAAATAGAGTAGGAGTCATCAATCAAACAACCATGTTGGCTACCGAAACTCAAGAAATTGCTGAGTTTTTTAAGCAAACGATGATTCAAAAATTCGGACAATCTAGCTTGGATGCTCATTTTGCGGATACTCGTGATACCTTGTGTTATGCAACGAATGAAAATCAAGAATCAACTTATGGAATTCTTCGTCAAGATGCTGATTTAGCTATTGTTGTAGGTGGCTACAACAGTTCAAATACCTCACATATTGTTGAATTATGCGAACAAAAATTACCAACGTATTTTATTTCTTCTGAACGCGAAATTGAATCTTCAACAAGAATTCACCATTTCGATTTTAAAAACCAAAAGCATTTAGCTAGCGAAAATTTTCTTCCTTCAAAGAATCCGGTAACCATTATTTTAACCAGTGGCGCTTCTTGTCCAGATTCTGTTGTAGATGCTGTTCTTCAAAAAATTCTTACTTTTTTTGAGGACGTTCAAAGCAGCGAAATTGTATTAGATAAGCTACACTTACAAATTCTATAA
- a CDS encoding (d)CMP kinase — translation MKQITIAIDGYSSCGKSTLAKALAAKLGYSYVDSGAMYRAATLFFLRNKWIKINGSVNESKIIESLPLINLSFRYNPQLRFSETYLNEENVEQEIRQMEVSNNVSKISTLKKVREKMIHLQKEMGKNKGVVMEGRDIGTAVFPDAELKLFMTADSEVRIQRRYDEMTSKGEQVTMDQVRENLEKRDYSDTHRKENPLVQAQDAIVLDNSDLDKQQQLDYVITLINDLALVKDENNQQRIR, via the coding sequence ATGAAACAAATTACAATTGCAATTGATGGATATAGTTCTTGTGGAAAAAGTACCCTAGCAAAAGCGCTGGCTGCGAAATTAGGTTATAGTTATGTTGATTCTGGTGCAATGTACCGAGCTGCAACCTTATTTTTTCTGCGCAATAAATGGATAAAAATCAATGGTAGTGTAAACGAATCGAAAATAATTGAATCATTGCCTTTAATTAATTTAAGTTTTAGATACAATCCTCAATTACGATTTTCTGAAACCTATCTGAACGAAGAAAATGTAGAACAGGAGATACGTCAAATGGAGGTTTCGAACAATGTGAGTAAGATAAGCACCCTAAAGAAAGTCCGCGAAAAAATGATTCACCTTCAAAAAGAAATGGGTAAAAATAAAGGGGTGGTGATGGAAGGTAGAGATATTGGAACCGCAGTATTTCCGGATGCTGAGTTGAAACTATTCATGACAGCTGACAGTGAGGTTCGAATACAGCGTCGGTATGATGAAATGACTTCAAAAGGTGAACAAGTAACCATGGATCAGGTGCGCGAAAATTTGGAAAAGCGCGATTACAGCGACACGCATCGCAAAGAAAATCCCTTGGTTCAAGCACAAGATGCAATTGTTTTAGATAATAGCGACCTCGACAAACAACAACAACTCGATTATGTAATAACCCTGATTAATGATTTAGCCTTGGTGAAGGATGAAAATAATCAGCAACGCATACGTTAA
- the porQ gene encoding type IX secretion system protein PorQ, with product MLASSKLSAQVGGNNTYEFLNLIPSARVSSLGGNLLAVKDNDVNLAFYNPSLLNKDMHKTLALNFSSFPVGIKFGSFAYAHQLKKWGMIDAGIHYVNYGKFVGADASAIETGEFKASEYAIFTGYSRQLDSSFSIGANLKAIYSQLDTFNSVGLAADIAATYYNAPKNFTAALCIKNLGSQLTSYNGTKEKLPFEIQAATSIRLKHVPLRLSLAAEHLEKWNLRYVDSVAIKQNTQSLAGTDDSNDDKNKNYFFDKLLLHTVIGAEFLITKNFNIRAGFNYRRRKELKEESRGGIVGFSFGAGIKISKFHISYGVASYHLGALSNTFSLSTHLSDFMTKSNNNSAP from the coding sequence ATGCTAGCAAGTTCAAAACTTAGTGCTCAAGTTGGAGGAAATAATACCTACGAATTTTTAAATCTTATTCCTTCTGCCAGAGTATCTTCCTTGGGTGGAAATTTATTGGCCGTGAAAGACAATGATGTAAATCTGGCATTTTACAATCCTTCACTGCTTAACAAGGATATGCATAAAACTCTGGCACTCAATTTTTCAAGTTTTCCGGTTGGTATTAAATTCGGTTCTTTTGCTTATGCCCATCAGTTAAAGAAATGGGGAATGATAGATGCTGGAATTCATTATGTGAATTATGGAAAATTTGTAGGTGCTGATGCAAGTGCAATTGAAACCGGTGAGTTTAAAGCTTCTGAATATGCAATTTTTACTGGTTACAGTCGTCAACTCGATTCATCCTTTTCAATTGGAGCAAATTTAAAAGCCATTTATTCTCAACTCGATACTTTTAATTCAGTTGGATTGGCGGCAGATATAGCAGCAACCTACTACAATGCTCCAAAAAATTTTACTGCAGCACTATGTATCAAAAATTTGGGAAGTCAATTAACAAGTTATAACGGAACAAAAGAAAAATTGCCATTCGAAATACAAGCTGCTACCTCAATTCGTTTAAAACACGTGCCTTTGCGCTTGTCGTTAGCAGCCGAACATCTTGAAAAATGGAACTTACGCTATGTTGATTCAGTTGCGATTAAACAAAATACTCAATCCTTAGCTGGAACAGATGATTCAAACGATGATAAAAACAAAAATTATTTTTTTGATAAACTATTGCTTCATACAGTTATAGGGGCAGAGTTTTTAATCACTAAAAATTTTAACATCAGAGCCGGCTTTAATTATCGACGTAGAAAAGAATTGAAAGAAGAAAGTAGAGGAGGCATTGTTGGTTTTTCATTTGGAGCTGGAATCAAAATTTCCAAATTCCATATTAGTTATGGTGTAGCTTCTTATCATTTAGGTGCTTTATCGAATACTTTTTCATTATCAACACATTTATCTGATTTTATGACCAAATCAAACAATAATTCTGCACCTTAG
- a CDS encoding alkaline phosphatase family protein produces MFLKKTTLFFIIITSLTFSQSFAQSVEQPKLVIGIVVDQMRYDYIYRYWDNFSENGFKRLVNEGYFCRNANFTYVPTYTAPGHASIYTGTTPSMHGIIGNNWFDRSRNKSIYCTSDYAYKTVGSTSSAGQMSPHNMLATTVCDELRLSNNKKSRVIGIALKDRGAILPAGHTANAAYWFDDLTGNFITSSYYMNELPAWVLAFNKENRVQKLLNNSWELLLSPDKYLQSNSDVNKYEGMFKSETSPAFPHRLPQLMKDNGGLGLVRLTPFGNTLTKDFAIATLQAEQLGKKGATDFLTISFSSTDYIGHQFGPGSMEMQDTYLRLDKEIADLLSFLDTYIGKKNVLVFLTADHAGVENPAQLGDLNIPSGYFDSEHPIDSLKSFLAKNYGDTLVLAYSNEQIYFNQTYIRAKNLNIENIQNDAATYMLKFRGIANTATAHCMNNSEFTNGIKSFMQNGFNQKRSGDVLINYEPAWIEFSRTGTTHGSPYSYDTHVPLIFYGYTIPKGSNSEPVSVIDIAPTISQLLNIQFPNACSGKPIIQLTK; encoded by the coding sequence ATGTTCCTAAAAAAAACTACCTTATTTTTCATAATCATTACTAGTTTAACCTTTAGTCAAAGCTTTGCTCAATCAGTTGAACAGCCCAAATTGGTGATCGGAATTGTAGTCGATCAAATGCGCTACGACTATATTTACCGCTATTGGGATAATTTTAGTGAAAATGGATTTAAACGATTGGTAAACGAAGGTTATTTTTGTAGAAATGCCAATTTTACGTATGTTCCAACATATACTGCACCCGGACATGCAAGTATTTATACAGGCACAACTCCATCAATGCATGGAATAATTGGAAACAACTGGTTTGATCGTTCACGGAATAAATCTATTTATTGTACTTCCGATTATGCTTATAAAACAGTAGGAAGCACTTCAAGTGCAGGTCAAATGTCGCCACACAACATGTTGGCTACCACTGTATGTGACGAGCTAAGGCTTTCAAACAATAAAAAATCAAGAGTAATAGGCATCGCTTTAAAAGATAGAGGAGCAATTCTGCCTGCCGGTCATACTGCCAATGCTGCCTATTGGTTTGACGATTTAACAGGAAATTTTATAACTAGTAGTTATTACATGAACGAACTGCCTGCTTGGGTGCTTGCATTTAATAAAGAAAACCGTGTTCAAAAATTACTCAATAATTCCTGGGAGCTTTTACTAAGTCCTGATAAGTATTTGCAAAGTAATTCGGATGTGAATAAGTATGAAGGTATGTTTAAATCTGAAACTAGTCCGGCGTTTCCACATCGATTACCTCAGTTAATGAAAGATAATGGAGGTTTGGGATTAGTGCGCTTAACACCTTTCGGAAATACACTTACCAAAGATTTCGCCATTGCTACCTTACAAGCAGAGCAACTTGGAAAAAAAGGTGCAACCGATTTTTTAACTATCAGCTTTTCATCTACCGATTATATTGGACATCAGTTTGGCCCGGGCTCAATGGAAATGCAAGATACTTACTTGCGATTGGATAAAGAAATAGCAGATTTACTTAGTTTTTTAGATACCTATATCGGTAAAAAAAATGTACTAGTTTTTTTAACTGCCGATCATGCCGGTGTTGAGAATCCTGCACAATTGGGCGATCTAAACATACCATCCGGCTATTTCGATTCGGAACATCCAATAGATTCGCTAAAAAGTTTTTTAGCAAAAAATTATGGAGATACCTTGGTTTTAGCTTATAGCAACGAACAAATCTATTTCAACCAAACGTACATTCGTGCAAAAAATTTGAACATCGAAAACATTCAAAATGATGCAGCTACCTATATGTTAAAATTCAGAGGTATTGCTAATACAGCAACAGCTCACTGTATGAACAACAGCGAATTCACCAATGGTATAAAGAGTTTTATGCAAAATGGATTTAACCAAAAAAGGTCGGGAGATGTGTTAATAAACTATGAACCAGCTTGGATAGAGTTTTCTAGAACCGGAACAACCCATGGTTCTCCATATTCTTATGATACACATGTGCCTTTAATTTTTTACGGATACACCATCCCTAAAGGATCCAATTCCGAACCAGTTTCAGTTATAGACATTGCTCCAACAATTTCTCAATTGCTCAACATACAGTTTCCCAATGCTTGCAGCGGAAAGCCAATAATTCAATTAACGAAATAG
- the crcB gene encoding fluoride efflux transporter CrcB, translating into MLFNWLAVFVGGGVGSVARYALSGIVAANFRSNFPLATLLANFTSCLILGISILILNDRVASQSYLRLLVIVGFCGGFSTFSTFSFESVQLIKNGYTGLALLNIGISVFTCIALVFMLLKNQS; encoded by the coding sequence ATGCTGTTTAATTGGCTTGCAGTATTTGTAGGTGGGGGTGTTGGTAGTGTTGCTAGATATGCCTTATCGGGAATTGTTGCTGCTAATTTTAGAAGCAATTTTCCACTTGCTACTTTACTTGCAAATTTTACAAGTTGCTTAATTTTGGGAATCTCTATTTTGATTTTAAACGATAGAGTAGCTTCTCAATCCTATTTGCGACTATTAGTAATTGTAGGTTTTTGTGGTGGATTCAGTACTTTTTCAACCTTTAGTTTTGAATCAGTTCAACTTATTAAAAATGGGTATACCGGACTAGCTCTTTTAAATATTGGTATAAGTGTGTTTACCTGTATTGCCCTTGTTTTCATGTTACTAAAAAACCAATCCTGA
- a CDS encoding phosphatase PAP2 family protein encodes MSLDNTVTFFKELDTQLFIAINGAHSHFFDVCMHYISSKFFWIPFYVFLLVLLLKKHKQQTWLILVFVALIISISDQACLHLFKNVFMRYRPCHNLLLVSKIHLVDGCGGQYGFVSSHAANTFALAYFVVALLKDNYKYISLLYIWAALVAYSRIYLGQHFPADCFVGAILGLTISYFVTKFYTYSRTKIYAV; translated from the coding sequence ATGAGTTTAGATAACACAGTTACCTTTTTTAAAGAGCTCGATACCCAACTTTTTATAGCGATTAATGGAGCACATTCACACTTCTTTGATGTGTGTATGCATTATATCAGCAGTAAATTTTTTTGGATACCATTTTATGTGTTTTTGCTGGTGCTTTTACTTAAAAAACATAAACAACAAACATGGCTCATTCTTGTTTTTGTTGCACTTATTATAAGCATTAGCGACCAAGCATGTTTGCACCTATTTAAAAATGTTTTTATGCGGTATAGGCCCTGTCACAATTTGTTACTAGTATCTAAAATTCATTTGGTAGATGGTTGTGGCGGTCAATACGGATTTGTGTCATCGCATGCAGCTAATACATTTGCGCTTGCATATTTTGTTGTTGCCTTACTAAAAGATAATTATAAATATATCAGCTTGCTTTATATTTGGGCTGCTTTGGTTGCTTATAGTCGCATTTATTTAGGACAACACTTTCCTGCCGATTGTTTTGTTGGAGCAATACTTGGTCTTACAATTTCGTATTTTGTAACAAAATTTTATACTTATTCAAGAACAAAAATATATGCTGTTTAA
- a CDS encoding chromophore lyase CpcT/CpeT: MKNLLLLLGVVFQLQAAAQSKELKKLSTWIEGNFNSSLQAEQDSDYFDIRLHIKQIWKDNSNGNWFYVEQAMATDQAKPYRQRVYHITQVSKDTFESAVYTFKKPLRFAGDWKNETPLANLTPDSLETRKGCSVFLVRKDKNTYVGSTHEKDCSSDLRGAKYASSKVTLTKNSLLSWDQGFDAEGKQVWGATKGGYSFIKETK; the protein is encoded by the coding sequence ATGAAAAATTTACTTCTCCTGCTTGGCGTTGTTTTTCAATTACAGGCTGCTGCTCAAAGCAAAGAGTTAAAAAAACTAAGTACATGGATTGAAGGAAACTTTAATAGCAGCCTACAAGCTGAACAAGATTCCGATTATTTTGACATACGCTTGCACATTAAACAAATTTGGAAGGACAATTCAAACGGGAATTGGTTCTACGTGGAACAAGCAATGGCTACTGATCAGGCAAAACCTTACAGACAGCGCGTATATCATATTACTCAAGTATCAAAAGATACCTTTGAAAGTGCAGTTTATACCTTTAAAAAACCACTCCGTTTTGCCGGTGATTGGAAAAATGAAACTCCTTTAGCAAACCTAACTCCCGATTCGCTCGAAACTCGTAAAGGATGTTCGGTATTCCTGGTTCGAAAAGATAAAAATACATATGTTGGAAGTACACATGAAAAGGATTGTTCAAGCGATTTGCGCGGTGCTAAATATGCATCTAGTAAAGTTACTTTAACTAAGAACAGCCTGTTAAGTTGGGATCAAGGATTTGATGCCGAAGGAAAACAAGTATGGGGTGCTACCAAAGGCGGCTATAGTTTTATTAAAGAAACTAAATGA
- a CDS encoding PD40 domain-containing protein — protein MKKILIYALLLCVSKQLQAQISSETDIFLASCKLDKTQATVQTPENITHRTGYDNQPSFSKDGSLIFYVAYKDEKQADIFSYSIEQKTSSRITNTPESEYSPYLSDDEKFISLVRVEKDSSQRFKKYVFENFGSEAICNELDSIGYYHWINESNFAFFKITEPPSLWQVNIKNCQEKFLAKNIGRSIRPKNNSELFITQLIDSVRWICIINLKSGKVLPIIACLPGSEDFSVYDSQNIIQAKGAKLYAYFPTKGTNWIEIADFEKQGISNIKRIAISKDLSKIAFVNDSSKP, from the coding sequence ATGAAAAAAATTCTGATTTACGCACTTTTACTTTGTGTTAGCAAGCAATTACAAGCTCAAATTTCATCTGAAACAGATATATTTTTAGCTTCCTGTAAATTAGATAAAACTCAGGCAACCGTGCAAACTCCCGAAAACATTACGCACCGTACCGGCTACGACAACCAACCAAGTTTTTCAAAAGATGGTTCACTTATTTTTTATGTTGCTTACAAGGACGAAAAACAAGCCGACATATTCAGTTATTCAATTGAACAAAAAACATCTTCCCGAATTACCAATACTCCCGAAAGCGAATATTCACCTTACTTGAGTGATGATGAAAAATTTATTTCTTTGGTAAGAGTCGAAAAAGATTCGAGTCAACGATTCAAAAAGTACGTTTTCGAAAATTTCGGTAGCGAAGCTATTTGCAATGAACTTGATAGTATTGGCTACTATCATTGGATAAACGAAAGCAATTTTGCTTTCTTCAAAATTACTGAACCTCCATCGTTATGGCAGGTTAACATCAAGAACTGCCAGGAAAAATTTCTAGCAAAAAATATTGGCCGTTCTATACGTCCCAAAAACAATAGCGAATTATTCATTACACAACTCATTGATTCTGTAAGATGGATTTGTATTATAAATTTAAAAAGTGGAAAAGTTCTTCCAATCATTGCCTGTTTACCCGGTAGTGAGGATTTTTCGGTGTACGATTCGCAAAATATTATTCAGGCAAAAGGAGCTAAGCTCTATGCATATTTTCCTACCAAAGGAACTAATTGGATTGAGATTGCCGATTTTGAAAAGCAAGGTATAAGCAACATTAAACGAATTGCCATAAGCAAAGACTTGTCAAAAATTGCATTTGTAAATGATTCCTCAAAACCATAA
- a CDS encoding TCR/Tet family MFS transporter produces MKDKKQAAVGFIFITLLIDVIGFGIIIPVLPKLIQQMIGGNLSEAAVYGGWLMFAYSVMQFVFAPVLGGLSDHYGRRPILLFSLFGLGIDYIFLAFAPSIAWLFVGRIISGICGASFTTGAAYIADVSTPEKRAQNFGLIGAAFGLGFIIGPVLGGLLGQFGPRIPFIAAAVLALINWIYGYFILPESLEKSNRRAFEWKRANPAGALLNFKKYPVVLGLVGSLFFIYVAGHAAQSTWAYFTMEVFQWNEAWVGYSLGFVGLMVALVQGGLIRIINPKLGQKRSVYFGLALYGVGLFLFSFASQGWMMFAILVPYCLGGISGPALQGIISNQVASNEQGELQGGLTSVMSLTSIIGPPLMTNLFSYFTASTAPIYFPGAPFFMGAILCVLSVALAMRSLASYVEKKH; encoded by the coding sequence ATGAAAGACAAAAAGCAAGCTGCAGTTGGATTTATCTTTATTACCCTGCTCATTGATGTGATTGGTTTTGGAATTATTATTCCGGTATTACCAAAGTTAATTCAACAAATGATTGGTGGAAACCTCAGTGAAGCTGCTGTGTATGGCGGATGGTTAATGTTTGCATACTCAGTTATGCAATTTGTATTTGCACCGGTTTTAGGGGGCCTAAGTGACCATTATGGCCGTCGACCGATTTTACTTTTTTCCCTTTTCGGACTTGGCATAGATTATATTTTCCTTGCATTTGCACCTTCCATAGCATGGCTTTTTGTAGGAAGAATTATATCCGGTATATGTGGTGCAAGTTTTACAACAGGTGCTGCTTATATTGCCGATGTTAGTACTCCCGAAAAGCGTGCTCAAAATTTTGGACTTATTGGTGCTGCATTCGGGTTGGGTTTTATTATTGGACCTGTATTGGGAGGATTGTTAGGTCAATTTGGTCCGCGAATTCCATTTATTGCTGCAGCTGTTTTGGCTTTGATAAATTGGATTTATGGATACTTTATTTTGCCCGAATCGCTTGAAAAATCGAATCGAAGAGCATTTGAATGGAAGCGTGCAAACCCCGCAGGAGCATTGCTTAATTTTAAAAAATATCCGGTTGTTTTAGGATTAGTTGGTTCACTCTTTTTTATATATGTTGCCGGCCATGCCGCACAAAGTACATGGGCGTACTTTACAATGGAAGTATTTCAATGGAATGAAGCATGGGTGGGTTATTCCTTAGGATTTGTTGGTTTAATGGTTGCATTGGTGCAAGGCGGATTAATTCGTATCATTAATCCTAAGTTGGGACAAAAGCGTTCTGTTTATTTTGGTTTGGCCTTATACGGTGTTGGATTATTCTTATTTTCTTTTGCATCACAAGGCTGGATGATGTTTGCTATTTTGGTTCCCTATTGTTTGGGTGGAATTTCCGGTCCGGCTTTACAGGGAATAATTTCAAATCAAGTAGCTTCAAACGAACAGGGCGAATTGCAAGGCGGTTTAACAAGTGTAATGAGCCTTACATCTATTATTGGACCTCCCTTAATGACCAATTTATTTTCCTATTTCACTGCAAGTACAGCTCCAATTTATTTTCCAGGAGCTCCGTTTTTTATGGGAGCAATCTTATGTGTGTTGAGTGTTGCTCTAGCTATGCGATCACTCGCTAGTTACGTCGAAAAAAAACACTAA
- a CDS encoding polysaccharide deacetylase family protein — MKNQVQFITISILVVILSLGLASCKKYYVLPAVKPIPKVNESDSLNSAYKVLILMYHEVVPDTNGDEYDRSLADFKKDLAFIKSKNYELISFDDLTKLKNGEKTLKSNAIIISFDDGYSSDYELAYPELQQQNMPATFFIVTEWVGRHHRLKWSDVWVMDQFRNNLGQKLFSIESHTSSHPFLINDSINFPSHDAYLNSLDYEIGESKSYIQDVTAQSTMWLALPYGNGAYNPQLIKTAKKFGYSGIRTSEPGAFKVNEANFFALPSFAILAGTSINEIETYFK, encoded by the coding sequence ATGAAAAATCAAGTTCAATTCATAACTATTTCCATACTAGTTGTGATATTAAGTTTAGGATTAGCTTCTTGTAAAAAATATTACGTTTTGCCGGCAGTTAAACCTATCCCAAAAGTGAATGAAAGTGATAGCCTAAATTCAGCTTACAAGGTACTCATTCTTATGTACCACGAGGTAGTGCCAGATACCAATGGCGATGAGTATGATAGAAGTTTAGCTGATTTTAAAAAAGACCTAGCGTTTATTAAATCAAAAAACTATGAACTAATTTCCTTTGATGATTTAACAAAGCTAAAAAATGGGGAAAAAACCTTGAAATCAAATGCAATTATTATTTCCTTCGATGATGGTTATTCAAGCGATTATGAATTGGCTTATCCCGAATTGCAGCAACAAAATATGCCGGCTACCTTTTTTATTGTTACCGAATGGGTAGGTCGTCATCACCGTTTAAAATGGAGCGATGTATGGGTAATGGATCAATTTCGTAATAACCTGGGACAAAAACTTTTTTCAATTGAAAGTCATACTTCATCGCATCCTTTTTTAATTAACGATTCAATTAATTTTCCCAGTCATGATGCTTATTTAAACTCCCTCGATTACGAAATTGGAGAATCAAAAAGCTATATTCAAGACGTTACTGCTCAATCAACTATGTGGTTGGCTTTACCTTATGGAAATGGCGCTTACAATCCGCAATTGATTAAAACGGCTAAAAAATTTGGTTACAGCGGAATTAGAACCTCCGAACCCGGAGCATTTAAAGTGAATGAAGCAAACTTTTTTGCACTTCCAAGTTTTGCAATATTAGCCGGTACTTCAATTAATGAAATCGAAACTTACTTCAAGTAA
- the glmM gene encoding phosphoglucosamine mutase translates to MTLIKSISGIRGTIGGKPGQGLSPIDVVKFTSAYGTWIISKNQSKKSIKIVVGRDARISGEMVNHLVTGTLIGLGINVVDAGLSTTPTVEMAVTMEKADGGIILTASHNPKQWNALKLLNEKGEFISAKDGEDLLALAESESFTFAEVTALGSYTQDSSFIKKHIDKILELPLVDKAAIKSKKFKVVIDCVNSTGGIAVPMLLKELGVEDITELYCTPDGNFPHNPEPLPENLRDISKAVVKNKAHLGIVVDPDVDRLALVCEDGEMFGEEYTLVAVADYVLKNKKGNTVSNLSSTRALRDITEKAKCEYNAAAVGEVNVVEMMKSTKAIIGGEGNGGVIYPELHYGRDALAGIALFLTHLAKFGKSCSMLRASYPNYHISKNKIELTPGIDVDHILEAIQKKYKKQPINTIDGVKIEFNKEWVHLRKSNTEPIIRIYSESEHETTADNLAEKIIMDIKEIIKQEAILK, encoded by the coding sequence TTGACACTTATTAAATCTATTTCGGGAATACGCGGCACCATTGGTGGTAAACCGGGTCAAGGATTAAGTCCGATTGATGTAGTTAAATTTACATCGGCATACGGCACTTGGATTATATCAAAAAATCAATCAAAAAAATCAATTAAAATAGTAGTAGGACGTGATGCCCGCATATCAGGCGAGATGGTAAATCACTTGGTAACAGGAACTCTTATTGGTCTAGGAATAAATGTTGTAGATGCAGGTTTAAGCACTACACCAACCGTTGAAATGGCGGTTACAATGGAAAAGGCTGATGGTGGAATAATTTTAACCGCAAGTCACAATCCTAAACAATGGAATGCCCTGAAACTTTTGAATGAAAAAGGTGAATTTATTAGTGCTAAGGACGGCGAAGATTTGCTTGCCCTTGCCGAATCGGAGAGTTTTACCTTTGCTGAAGTTACTGCTTTAGGCAGTTATACGCAGGATAGCAGTTTTATTAAAAAACACATTGATAAAATTTTAGAATTGCCTTTGGTAGATAAAGCTGCCATAAAAAGCAAAAAGTTTAAGGTGGTAATTGATTGTGTAAATTCTACCGGAGGCATCGCTGTTCCAATGCTTTTAAAAGAATTGGGAGTGGAAGATATTACCGAATTGTATTGCACACCTGATGGCAATTTTCCGCATAATCCGGAACCATTGCCCGAAAACTTGCGAGATATTTCAAAAGCAGTTGTAAAAAATAAAGCACACTTAGGAATTGTGGTTGACCCGGATGTAGATCGACTGGCATTAGTGTGCGAAGATGGAGAAATGTTTGGTGAGGAATATACCTTAGTTGCTGTTGCAGACTATGTGTTAAAAAATAAAAAAGGAAATACGGTTAGCAATTTATCCAGTACAAGAGCATTGCGCGATATTACTGAAAAAGCAAAATGCGAATACAATGCAGCAGCTGTTGGAGAAGTAAATGTGGTTGAAATGATGAAATCCACCAAAGCTATTATTGGTGGTGAAGGAAACGGTGGAGTAATTTATCCTGAATTACATTACGGTCGTGACGCTTTAGCAGGTATAGCCTTGTTTTTAACTCATTTGGCTAAGTTTGGAAAATCGTGTTCGATGTTACGAGCTAGCTACCCGAATTACCATATTTCAAAAAATAAAATTGAACTTACACCGGGTATTGATGTAGATCATATTTTAGAAGCCATTCAAAAGAAATATAAAAAACAACCCATTAATACTATTGATGGAGTTAAAATTGAATTTAATAAAGAATGGGTGCATTTGCGCAAATCGAATACTGAACCTATTATTCGTATTTACTCAGAAAGTGAGCATGAAACCACTGCCGATAATTTGGCTGAGAAAATAATTATGGATATAAAGGAAATAATTAAGCAGGAAGCGATATTAAAGTAA